A genomic stretch from Pseudoliparis swirei isolate HS2019 ecotype Mariana Trench chromosome 18, NWPU_hadal_v1, whole genome shotgun sequence includes:
- the lrrn1 gene encoding leucine-rich repeat neuronal protein 1: MARRRLDCLFLSQVFASLMLVSIGLSSIQSNECPQLCVCEIRPWFTPQSTYREAITVDCNDLRLTRIPGNLSSDTQVLLLQSNYIARTNDEFEQLFNLTELDLSQNNFSIIRDVGLFNMSQLTTLHLEENQITEMPDYCLQDLSNLQELYINHNQINTISANALFGLHNLLRLHLNSNKIKTISSQWFESTPNLEILMIGENPVVGIMDFNFKPLGNLRSLVLAGMDLTDIPGNAFVGLDNLESLSFYDNKLVRVPQRALQKLPNLKFLDLNKNPVHKIQEGDFKNMVRMKELGINNMGELVSVDRFALDNLPELTKLEATNNPKLSYISRQAFRDVPALESLMLNNNALNAVYESTVDSLPNLREISIHSNPLRCDCVIQWMSSNKTTVRFMEPLSMFCAMPTEVRGMHVREVLQNKLSNQCLPLISHDTFPSHLNLDIGMTLDLDCRAMSQPEPEIYWVTPMGNKVMMDTLSDRYSLSNEGTLRISHIQVEDSGRYTCVAQNSEGADTRVTALRVNGTLLDSTQLIQIYVKQTQAHSILVSWKINSNVMTSNLKWSSATMKIDNPHITYTARVPVDVHEYNLTHLQPATEYEVCLTVSNIHQQAQKACANVTTKQATFAVEISDQGTNTALAAVMGTMFAIIGLASMGVYIAKRWKRKNYNHSLKKYMQKTSSIPLNELYPPLINLWEADSEKEKEVSTETKASQVDTTRSYYMW; encoded by the coding sequence ATGGCTAGACGGAGGTTAGACTGCTTGTTTCTGAGCCAGGTGTTTGCTAGCCTGATGCTGGTATCGATAGGACTATCCTCCATCCAGAGCAATGAGTGCCCCCAGCTATGTGTGTGCGAGATCCGGCCCTGGTTTACCCCCCAGTCCACCTACAGAGAGGCCATCACTGTGGACTGCAATGACCTTCGCTTAACACGTATCCCGGGAAACCTCTCCAGTGACACTCAGGTTCTCCTCCTACAAAGCAACTACATTGCCAGGACCAATGATGAGTTTGAGCAGCTGTTCAACCTGACTGAGCTGGACTTGTCCCAGAACAATTTCAGTATTATTCGAGATGTtggtcttttcaatatgtcccagCTCACCACGCTTCATCTGGAGGAGAACCAGATCACGGAAATGCCAGATTACTGTTTGCAGGACCTCAGCAACCTGCAGGAGCTCTACATCAATCACAATCAGATCAACACAATCTCTGCCAATGCCTTGTTTGGGCTCCACAACCTGCTCAGGCTTCACCTCAACTCCAACAAAATTAAGACCATTAGCAGCCAGTGGTTTGAATCCACGCCCAACCTAGAGATCCTCATGATTGGGGAGAATCCTGTTGTTGGAATAATGGACTTTAATTTCAAGCCACTGGGCAATCTCAGAAGTCTGGTTTTGGCTGGGATGGATTTGACAGACATCCCTGGAAATGCCTTTGTGGGACTTGACAATCTTGAAAGCCTCTCTTTCTATGACAATAAGCTGGTCCGAGTCCCCCAGAGAGCCCTCCAGAAACTACCGAACCTCAAGTTCTTGGATTTGAACAAAAACCCAGTGCACAAGATTCAGGAAGGAGACTTCAAGAACATGGTGAGAATGAAGGAGTTGGGTATAAACAACATGGGAGAGCTGGTTTCTGTTGACCGGTTTGCGCTGGACAATCTTCCTGAGCTCACAAAGCTGGAGGCAACAAACAATCCCAAGTTGTCTTACATCAGCCGTCAGGCCTTTCGGGATGTCCCGGCCTTGGAGAGTCTAATGCTAAACAACAACGCCCTGAATGCCGTCTACGAGTCCACGGTGGACTCTCTCCCCAACTTGCGAGAGATCAGTATCCACAGCAATCCTCTGCGCTGTGACTGCGTCATTCAGTGGATGAGCTCCAACAAAACCACCGTCCGTTTCATGGAGCCTCTGTCCATGTTTTGTGCCATGCCAACAGAAGTAAGGGGTATGCATGTGCGGGAGGTGCTGCAGAATAAATTATCAAACCAGTGTCTGCCCCTGATTTCCCATGATACCTTCCCAAGCCACCTCAACCTTGACATCGGCATGACCTTGGACTTGGACTGCAGAGCCATGTCCCAGCCTGAGCCTGAAATCTACTGGGTGACACCAATGGGGAACAAGGTAATGATGGACACCCTATCTGACAGGTATAGCCTCAGCAATGAAGGGACATTGAGAATTTCTCATATTCAAGTTGAAGACTCTGGCAGATACACCTGTGTGGCTCAAAATTCAGAGGGAGCTGACACGAGAGTGACAGCTCTACGGGTGAACGGCACTCTGTTAGACAGCACTCAGCTCATACAGATCTacgtcaaacaaacacaagctCACTCTATCCTTGTCTCCTGGAAAATAAATTCCAATGTGATGACCTCGAACCTCAAGTGGTCATCTGCCACCATGAAAATAGACAACCCACATATTACTTACACTGCCAGGGTACCCGTCGATGTCCACGAGTACAACCTTACGCATTTACAGCCGGCAACCGAGTACGAGGTGTGCCTCACCGTCTCCAACATCCACCAACAAGCGCAGAAGGCGTGCGCGAATGTGACGACGAAGCAGGCGACCTTCGCCGTGGAAATATCCGACCAGGGGACCAACACTGCTCTGGCAGCGGTCATGGGAACTATGTTTGCCATCATCGGTCTGGCCTCTATGGGAGTGTACATTGCcaagaggtggaagaggaaaAACTATAACCATTCCCTGAAGAAATACATGCAGAAGACCTCGTCAATACCGCTAAACGAGTTGTACCCTCCTCTTATCAACTTGTGGGAGGCGGACagcgagaaggagaaagaggtcTCAACCGAGACCAAAGCCAGTCAGGTGGACACCACACGCAGCTATTACATGTGGTGA